The following proteins are co-located in the Desulfatirhabdium butyrativorans DSM 18734 genome:
- a CDS encoding peptidase U32 family protein yields the protein MHPDPMPPQILAPAGNRDCFLAAIAAGADAIYCGLKRFSARMEAKNFSVEELAALTSLAHEKGSAVFVAINSMIRPEELDEVYRMVSILAQRVVPDALIIQDLGIVSLARKAGFKGEIHLSTLANACFPDALGQLSATLGLDRVVLPRELGIDEIKEMAKACPEHFGLEVFVHGALCYGVSGRCYWSSFLGGKSGLRGSCVQPCRRRYTHSGKKGRLFSCLDLSLDVLTKVLLDLPQIRAWKIEGRKKGPHYVYQTVSAYRLLRDAPKDPAARKQAMDMLENALGRPTTHYRFLDHRPQSPLAPGQQTGSGKRIGKIVGTPQKPLILAFEALEPGDTIRVGYEDDPYHTLLRIDRLWIPSSRIPLPQEASGRIEPGAPVFLTDRKQRELERLLQSMSKITGIAADNGALIPQEKRLKSAGPPPLLLKPGGSRNAPVHARIRTRDLTVYRVPSPRQQARKQEIGFWLSTEHPGAAFPENAWIWLPPVVWPADADEWRTRVRSLCDQGHRRFVLNIPYQIAWFPDAIPLERGGGPPLKRGRQDISRYAHRNDPSKTAKKRFELWAGPFCNIANPSAVSMLQRMGFSGVIVSPELGKADYLALPAQSPLPLGMLLSGLWPLSISRLAPEGIGFESAIQSPKGEMCFLKSRDQTVWVYPNWEIHLEAHRNTLEQAGYRLFIHLVEPVPEGISLKKRPGLWNWEHSLS from the coding sequence ATGCATCCCGATCCCATGCCTCCCCAGATTCTGGCTCCGGCCGGAAACCGCGACTGTTTTCTGGCTGCCATTGCCGCCGGAGCCGATGCGATCTATTGCGGACTGAAACGGTTTTCAGCGCGTATGGAGGCGAAAAATTTCTCCGTTGAAGAGCTGGCCGCACTGACATCCCTTGCCCACGAGAAAGGGAGTGCCGTTTTCGTCGCGATCAATTCGATGATCCGCCCGGAAGAACTGGATGAAGTATACCGAATGGTGAGCATCCTTGCCCAACGGGTGGTTCCCGATGCGCTGATCATCCAGGACCTGGGTATCGTCTCTCTTGCCCGAAAGGCAGGGTTCAAGGGCGAAATCCATCTGTCCACCCTGGCCAATGCCTGTTTTCCCGATGCCCTGGGCCAGCTTTCCGCAACGCTCGGGTTGGACCGCGTCGTTCTGCCACGCGAGCTGGGCATCGATGAAATCAAAGAAATGGCAAAGGCCTGCCCCGAACATTTCGGATTGGAGGTGTTTGTACACGGCGCCCTGTGCTACGGCGTTTCCGGCCGATGCTACTGGAGCAGTTTTCTCGGCGGAAAAAGCGGGCTGCGGGGCTCCTGCGTTCAGCCCTGCAGAAGGCGATACACCCATTCAGGGAAGAAGGGAAGACTGTTTTCCTGTCTCGATCTTTCGCTGGATGTTCTCACGAAGGTATTGCTCGATCTGCCCCAGATTCGGGCATGGAAGATCGAAGGCCGCAAGAAAGGTCCCCATTACGTATACCAGACCGTTTCGGCCTATCGGCTGCTGCGGGATGCCCCCAAAGACCCCGCTGCCCGGAAGCAGGCCATGGACATGCTGGAAAACGCTCTGGGAAGGCCGACGACACACTATCGCTTTCTCGATCACAGACCGCAAAGTCCGCTGGCGCCTGGCCAGCAAACGGGCAGCGGCAAGCGGATCGGCAAAATTGTCGGAACGCCCCAAAAACCCCTGATTCTCGCATTCGAAGCGCTGGAGCCAGGAGATACCATTCGGGTCGGATACGAAGATGACCCATACCACACGTTGCTTCGCATCGATCGGCTCTGGATACCGTCAAGCCGGATCCCGCTTCCGCAGGAAGCCTCGGGCCGGATCGAGCCAGGCGCGCCTGTCTTCCTGACGGATCGAAAACAGCGCGAGCTCGAGCGGTTGCTCCAATCCATGAGCAAGATCACGGGCATCGCCGCCGACAATGGTGCGTTGATCCCGCAAGAGAAGCGGTTGAAATCCGCCGGCCCGCCGCCTCTCCTGCTGAAGCCGGGCGGCAGCCGGAATGCGCCCGTCCATGCCCGGATCAGAACGCGGGATCTGACCGTTTACCGCGTGCCATCGCCAAGGCAACAGGCCCGAAAACAGGAAATCGGCTTCTGGCTTTCCACCGAGCATCCGGGTGCGGCATTCCCGGAAAATGCCTGGATATGGCTTCCACCGGTTGTTTGGCCTGCGGATGCCGATGAATGGCGAACCCGCGTCCGCTCGCTCTGCGATCAGGGGCATCGGCGTTTCGTGTTGAACATTCCCTATCAGATCGCCTGGTTCCCGGATGCAATCCCTTTGGAACGGGGCGGCGGACCGCCCTTGAAGCGCGGCAGGCAGGACATCAGCCGGTACGCCCACCGGAATGACCCGTCGAAAACCGCGAAAAAACGCTTTGAACTCTGGGCCGGGCCCTTCTGCAACATCGCCAATCCATCCGCTGTCTCGATGCTGCAGCGCATGGGATTTTCCGGGGTCATCGTCAGCCCGGAGCTGGGAAAAGCGGATTATCTGGCGCTTCCGGCTCAAAGTCCGCTGCCTTTGGGGATGTTGCTCTCCGGCCTGTGGCCGCTGTCGATTTCCCGTTTGGCGCCGGAAGGCATCGGCTTTGAAAGCGCCATTCAGAGCCCGAAAGGGGAAATGTGCTTCCTCAAATCCCGTGACCAGACCGTATGGGTCTATCCCAATTGGGAAATCCATCTCGAAGCGCATCGCAATACCCTGGAACAGGCGGGGTATCGTCTTTTCATCCACCTGGTCGAGCCCGTTCCAGAGGGCATTTCGCTCAAGAAACGGCCGGGGTTGTGGAACTGGGAGCATTCGTTGTCGTAA
- the hpt gene encoding hypoxanthine phosphoribosyltransferase: MGSRVLRVSESEIAERVSEIAKTISLDYRGRELIVVGVLKGAFVFLADLVRKLTIPVVLDFIQVASYGASMTSSGTISLKLPISMDVKGKDVLLVEDIVDTGGTIRFLLDHILSLGAASVAVCAMIDKPERRKVEVPVRYVCLRVPEGFLVGYGLDHAERYRELPGIYELITDASGENHPE; encoded by the coding sequence ATGGGTTCACGGGTGTTGCGGGTATCGGAAAGCGAAATCGCAGAGCGCGTATCGGAAATCGCGAAAACAATCTCCCTCGATTACCGGGGCCGGGAGTTGATTGTGGTGGGTGTGTTGAAGGGGGCATTTGTTTTTCTTGCGGATCTGGTGCGCAAATTGACGATACCGGTTGTGCTGGATTTTATTCAGGTGGCGAGCTATGGCGCATCGATGACGTCATCCGGTACAATATCGCTGAAGCTGCCCATCAGCATGGACGTGAAGGGAAAAGACGTACTTCTGGTGGAGGATATTGTCGATACGGGGGGGACCATCCGTTTTCTGCTTGATCATATTCTTTCCCTGGGAGCCGCCTCCGTTGCAGTTTGTGCCATGATCGACAAGCCGGAAAGAAGAAAAGTGGAAGTGCCGGTGCGCTATGTGTGTCTGCGTGTTCCGGAAGGGTTTCTGGTCGGTTATGGCCTGGACCATGCCGAACGATATCGGGAACTACCAGGTATTTATGAATTGATCACGGATGCTTCGGGTGAGAACCATCCTGAGTGA
- the argJ gene encoding bifunctional glutamate N-acetyltransferase/amino-acid acetyltransferase ArgJ, giving the protein MKTMFTPGFRASGIPAGIKKHAKPDLGLIVSDAPAAAAGVFTKNRVKAAPVLIDMERIACGKARAILVNSGCANCCTGRQGHADALATARAVAETLGIDENEVLLASTGVIGQPLPVDKMLSAIPALVQGLSEDGFPRLAEAMMTTDTVPKCVVRTADIGGKPVSVTGVAKGAGMIQPNMATLLCFLATDAAASPVTLKTVLKRATDASFNRITIDGDTSTNDTAIILANGASGVPIDDAAQEMAFQELVSGVMVELAKMLVRDGEGATKLVQIRVCGANTEGDARQVADTVANSALVKTAIFGEDANWGRILAAAGRSGVDFDPDRIEIRFDDVTIFSKGSGRGADVEDAVTRVMKQPEFCIGIDLHAGEAFYSMWTCDFSVDYVRINADYRS; this is encoded by the coding sequence ATGAAAACCATGTTCACTCCGGGATTCCGCGCATCGGGAATCCCAGCAGGCATCAAGAAGCATGCCAAACCCGATCTGGGGTTGATCGTATCCGACGCGCCTGCAGCGGCGGCGGGCGTTTTCACGAAAAACCGCGTCAAGGCGGCGCCGGTGCTCATCGATATGGAGCGGATCGCATGCGGCAAAGCCCGCGCCATTCTGGTCAACAGCGGATGCGCCAATTGCTGCACCGGCCGGCAGGGACATGCGGACGCGCTGGCGACGGCCAGGGCTGTCGCTGAAACCCTGGGGATCGATGAAAACGAAGTGCTTCTGGCCTCCACCGGCGTCATCGGTCAGCCCCTGCCTGTCGATAAAATGCTTTCCGCCATTCCGGCCCTGGTGCAAGGGCTCTCCGAAGACGGATTCCCGCGTCTTGCCGAAGCCATGATGACTACCGACACCGTTCCCAAATGCGTCGTGCGGACGGCCGATATTGGCGGAAAACCGGTTTCGGTGACCGGCGTCGCCAAGGGCGCAGGCATGATCCAGCCCAACATGGCCACCCTGCTGTGTTTTCTGGCAACCGATGCCGCCGCCTCGCCCGTAACCCTCAAAACCGTGCTGAAACGGGCAACGGATGCCTCGTTCAACCGGATTACCATCGATGGGGATACCAGCACCAACGACACGGCCATCATCCTCGCAAACGGGGCATCCGGCGTGCCGATAGACGATGCCGCCCAAGAAATGGCTTTTCAGGAACTGGTTTCCGGCGTCATGGTGGAGCTGGCCAAAATGCTCGTCAGAGATGGTGAAGGCGCAACCAAGCTCGTTCAAATTCGGGTCTGCGGCGCAAACACCGAAGGCGACGCCCGCCAGGTGGCAGACACCGTCGCCAATTCCGCGCTGGTCAAGACCGCCATTTTCGGGGAAGACGCCAACTGGGGGAGGATCCTGGCCGCAGCCGGCCGATCCGGGGTCGATTTCGATCCGGATCGCATCGAGATCCGCTTCGATGACGTCACCATATTTTCGAAGGGCAGCGGCAGAGGCGCCGATGTCGAGGATGCGGTCACCCGGGTCATGAAACAGCCCGAATTTTGTATCGGCATCGATCTGCATGCAGGAGAGGCGTTCTATTCGATGTGGACCTGCGACTTTTCGGTGGACTATGTCCGAATCAACGCAGATTACCGGTCCTGA
- a CDS encoding adenylate kinase: protein MNILFFGPNGSGKGTQGAILKDKYKTPHIESGAIFRENISKGTELGAKAKAFIDKGDLVPDEITIPMILDRLQQPDCKNGWLLDGFPRNRNQAVKLDEALKAAKLDLDIVVEIILDRKIARDRIMGRRLCVNDNNHPNNIFIDAIKPNGDKCRVCGGELKTRADDQDEAAINKRHDIYYDTVTGTLASAYYFRDLSQKTGKPRYITLDGTPSVKDVAAELVSKLG, encoded by the coding sequence ATGAACATCCTGTTTTTTGGACCCAACGGCAGCGGCAAAGGAACCCAGGGAGCCATTCTCAAGGACAAATACAAGACTCCTCATATCGAATCAGGAGCCATTTTCCGGGAAAACATCTCCAAGGGAACCGAACTCGGCGCCAAAGCCAAGGCCTTCATCGACAAGGGAGACCTTGTTCCGGATGAAATCACCATCCCCATGATCCTCGATCGGCTCCAGCAACCCGATTGCAAAAACGGCTGGCTGCTGGATGGGTTTCCCCGAAACCGCAACCAGGCCGTCAAGCTCGACGAGGCCCTGAAAGCGGCCAAGCTCGATCTCGACATCGTCGTCGAAATCATTCTGGATCGGAAAATCGCCAGGGATCGCATCATGGGCCGAAGACTGTGCGTCAACGACAACAACCACCCGAACAACATCTTTATCGATGCGATCAAACCCAACGGCGACAAATGCCGGGTTTGCGGCGGGGAACTCAAGACCCGGGCCGATGACCAGGACGAAGCCGCCATCAACAAGCGACACGACATTTATTATGACACGGTAACCGGTACGCTCGCATCCGCGTATTATTTCCGGGATCTGTCCCAAAAAACCGGCAAGCCCCGTTATATCACCCTGGACGGAACGCCAAGCGTGAAGGATGTGGCTGCGGAACTGGTTTCCAAACTGGGTTGA
- a CDS encoding DnaJ C-terminal domain-containing protein produces MAEKDYYSILGVSKSATEDEIKKAYRKLAMKYHPDKTKGDKASEDKFKQISEAYAVLSDKEKRQQYDTFGSTGFQQRYSQEDIFRNFDFSDILRDLGLGGAFGSGKRGRTRFSFSSGGAGFDPFGSGGQYPVKGNDLVYELGLTIEELMNGAQKTLSFQHGGRSENISVKIPKGLVPGKKLRLSGKGEPGTFGGPAGDLYIESILIPDPRFEVKGMDIYVHKTIKLTEALLGTSLTVQAPNGKELCVKVPAGAKPGTKMRLVGHGLPLMNESRSGDLFVQLDVLFPASLTPEQRELVLQLARTGL; encoded by the coding sequence ATGGCTGAAAAGGATTATTACAGCATTCTCGGCGTTTCCAAAAGTGCCACGGAGGATGAAATCAAGAAGGCGTACCGAAAACTCGCCATGAAATATCATCCGGACAAGACCAAAGGGGATAAGGCATCCGAGGATAAATTCAAACAGATCAGCGAAGCATACGCTGTTTTGAGCGACAAGGAGAAACGGCAGCAATACGACACATTTGGCTCCACCGGTTTTCAACAGCGTTACAGTCAGGAAGATATATTCAGAAACTTCGATTTTTCGGATATTTTACGAGATCTTGGGCTTGGTGGTGCGTTTGGTTCGGGAAAGCGGGGGCGGACGCGTTTTTCTTTTTCCTCCGGCGGCGCCGGCTTTGATCCGTTTGGCAGTGGCGGGCAGTATCCCGTAAAAGGAAACGATCTCGTATATGAATTGGGGTTGACCATAGAAGAACTCATGAACGGAGCCCAGAAGACCCTCAGTTTTCAGCATGGGGGAAGAAGTGAAAATATTTCGGTCAAAATTCCCAAAGGACTCGTTCCGGGAAAGAAACTGCGGCTTTCGGGAAAGGGAGAACCCGGAACCTTCGGTGGCCCTGCCGGGGATTTGTATATCGAATCCATCCTGATTCCGGATCCACGTTTTGAAGTCAAAGGAATGGACATATATGTTCACAAAACAATCAAGTTGACGGAAGCGCTGCTGGGGACATCGTTGACGGTCCAGGCCCCAAACGGAAAGGAGCTTTGTGTCAAAGTCCCTGCAGGGGCCAAACCCGGCACAAAGATGCGCCTTGTAGGGCATGGCCTGCCACTGATGAACGAATCGCGAAGTGGCGATCTTTTCGTACAACTGGATGTTCTCTTTCCTGCCAGCTTGACTCCGGAACAGCGGGAACTCGTTCTTCAATTGGCCAGGACCGGCCTGTAA
- the thrS gene encoding threonine--tRNA ligase, which produces MIRITLPDGSIKSFETPPTGMDIASAISENLARSAVAIVVNGQAIDIYRPISTDADVRILTTHDPEALEIMRHSAAHVMAQAVMHLYPKAKLTIGPVVEDGFYYDIDMEPVSEADFPKIEAEMQRIVSAKIPIRRKEISKAEALDLYRNEPYKTELISDLPDGTISIYEQGDFTDLCRGPHVPNTGFIKAFKLIKVSGAYWRADQTKAQLQRIYGTAYFDKKALKDYLTFLEEARKRNHRKIGHALDLFSFHDEAPGMPFFHARGMNVWNALLDYWRMEHRKAGYVETKTPILLNRGLWERSGHWENYRENMYTTVVDETEYAIKPMNCPGGMLLFNNRPHSYKDLPIRAAEIGLVHRHEMSGVLSGLFRVRAFHQDDAHIFMTPEQIKDEILGVLHLVETIYSTFGLSFHLELSTRPAKSIGTDAQWETATNGLKDALEAYGKPYHINEGDGAFYGPKIDVHIKDALGRTWQCGTVQLDMSLPERFDLGYIGPDNQRHRPIMIHRVIYGSIERFFGILVEHFAGKFPLWLAPTQVVLLPINDELVPYARETAARFEAAGLRVEVDDRTESLNKKVREAQLLYIPLILTVGAREQESGTVSVRTLDGKVHAAMREEGFLASVREHIRDRRLDLTIFDS; this is translated from the coding sequence GTGATACGCATCACCCTACCCGATGGTTCCATCAAATCGTTTGAAACGCCTCCAACCGGAATGGACATCGCATCCGCCATTTCCGAAAATCTGGCCCGATCCGCAGTGGCCATTGTCGTAAATGGCCAGGCCATCGACATCTACCGCCCGATCTCAACCGACGCCGACGTCCGCATCCTGACCACCCACGATCCCGAAGCCCTCGAGATCATGCGTCACAGCGCGGCCCATGTCATGGCCCAGGCCGTGATGCATCTGTATCCAAAGGCCAAACTCACCATCGGGCCTGTCGTCGAGGACGGGTTCTATTACGATATCGACATGGAGCCGGTTTCCGAAGCCGATTTCCCCAAGATCGAAGCCGAAATGCAACGAATCGTATCGGCCAAGATTCCCATCCGCCGAAAAGAAATTTCGAAAGCCGAAGCCCTCGATCTCTACCGGAATGAACCGTACAAGACCGAACTCATTTCGGATCTGCCGGACGGCACCATCTCCATTTACGAGCAGGGTGACTTCACGGACCTGTGCCGGGGCCCGCACGTACCCAACACGGGTTTTATCAAGGCATTCAAGCTGATCAAGGTTTCGGGCGCCTACTGGCGTGCCGATCAAACCAAGGCCCAGTTGCAGCGCATTTACGGCACGGCCTATTTCGACAAGAAAGCCCTCAAGGATTACCTGACCTTTCTGGAAGAAGCCAGGAAGCGCAACCACCGCAAGATCGGCCATGCCCTCGATCTGTTCAGTTTCCATGACGAAGCGCCCGGCATGCCCTTTTTCCATGCCCGGGGCATGAACGTGTGGAATGCGCTTCTCGACTACTGGCGCATGGAGCACCGCAAGGCCGGGTACGTGGAAACCAAGACCCCGATTCTGCTCAATCGGGGATTGTGGGAGCGAAGCGGTCACTGGGAAAATTACCGGGAGAACATGTACACGACGGTGGTTGATGAAACCGAATATGCCATCAAACCCATGAACTGCCCTGGAGGCATGCTCCTGTTCAACAACCGGCCGCATTCCTACAAGGACCTTCCGATCCGGGCGGCGGAGATCGGCCTGGTCCACCGACATGAAATGAGCGGTGTGCTCTCCGGTCTCTTCCGGGTCCGGGCCTTCCATCAGGATGACGCCCACATTTTCATGACGCCGGAGCAGATCAAGGATGAAATCCTTGGCGTGTTGCATCTGGTCGAAACGATTTACAGCACATTCGGTCTGAGCTTTCATCTGGAGCTCTCCACCCGGCCGGCCAAGTCCATCGGGACCGACGCCCAGTGGGAGACGGCCACCAACGGTCTCAAGGATGCGCTCGAAGCCTACGGGAAACCCTACCACATCAATGAAGGGGACGGCGCATTCTACGGGCCGAAAATCGACGTGCATATCAAGGACGCCCTGGGCCGAACCTGGCAGTGCGGCACGGTGCAGCTCGACATGTCGCTTCCCGAGCGCTTCGATCTCGGCTACATCGGGCCCGACAACCAGCGGCACCGGCCCATCATGATTCACCGGGTCATCTACGGTTCGATCGAGCGGTTTTTCGGGATTCTGGTCGAGCACTTCGCCGGAAAATTCCCCCTCTGGCTCGCCCCGACCCAGGTCGTGCTGCTGCCCATCAACGACGAGCTCGTGCCTTACGCCAGGGAAACGGCTGCCCGTTTCGAGGCTGCCGGCCTTCGGGTCGAGGTCGACGATCGAACCGAAAGTCTCAACAAGAAGGTGCGGGAAGCCCAACTGCTCTATATTCCGTTGATCCTGACGGTCGGCGCACGCGAACAGGAATCCGGAACCGTTTCGGTCCGAACCCTCGACGGAAAGGTCCATGCCGCCATGCGTGAGGAAGGCTTTCTTGCAAGCGTACGGGAGCACATCCGTGACCGGAGACTGGACTTGACGATTTTTGACTCCTGA
- a CDS encoding pseudouridine synthase, protein MSESTQITGPETANGGIRLQKWLSQAGVCSRRTGEVWIREGRVRVNGLVVTELGTRIDPQSDRVEVNGKPVRSIRQLLYIALNKPGGYVTSLKQPGEKLVTKLVRIPERIYPIGRLDKASTGLLLLTNDGRLHHRLSHPSFDHEKEYRVTVAAPISDEHLQRLSKGMPILGSPTRPADVVRVSDRRFRITLKEGRNRQIRRMLEALGHRVVELQRIRMANIRLGRLPEGKWRYLSDREVAVLLTQCLGNGCQDDSA, encoded by the coding sequence ATGTCCGAATCAACGCAGATTACCGGTCCTGAAACGGCCAATGGCGGTATTCGTCTGCAGAAGTGGCTTTCGCAGGCAGGTGTCTGCTCCCGCCGGACAGGGGAGGTCTGGATACGGGAAGGCAGGGTTCGCGTCAACGGGCTCGTTGTCACGGAGCTGGGCACGCGCATCGATCCGCAATCCGACCGGGTCGAGGTCAACGGGAAACCGGTCCGATCGATCCGGCAACTCCTGTACATCGCCCTGAACAAGCCCGGCGGATATGTCACCAGCCTGAAACAGCCGGGTGAAAAGCTCGTTACGAAACTGGTCCGGATCCCCGAACGGATCTATCCGATTGGAAGGCTCGACAAGGCATCCACCGGTTTGCTGCTGCTGACCAACGATGGCAGGCTGCATCACCGGCTCTCCCATCCTTCCTTCGATCACGAAAAGGAATACCGGGTTACGGTGGCAGCCCCCATTTCGGATGAGCACCTGCAGCGGCTATCCAAGGGCATGCCGATACTGGGAAGCCCGACCCGGCCGGCAGATGTCGTGCGGGTCTCGGATCGTCGCTTTCGGATCACGCTGAAGGAAGGCCGCAATCGCCAAATCCGCCGGATGCTCGAAGCGTTGGGCCATCGGGTCGTCGAGCTGCAGCGCATCCGGATGGCCAATATCCGGCTGGGGCGTCTGCCGGAAGGGAAATGGCGCTATCTCTCGGACAGGGAAGTTGCCGTTTTGCTGACCCAATGCCTCGGAAACGGTTGTCAGGACGATTCTGCTTGA